A window from Desulfobulbaceae bacterium encodes these proteins:
- a CDS encoding cofactor-independent phosphoglycerate mutase, whose amino-acid sequence MKYIILVGDGMADFPLAELGGKTPLEAAHTPAMDSLAMRGELHTLQTVPDGMSPGSDVANLSLLGYNPEHYYTGRAPLEAASLHVTLADHDTAFRCNLVTLAFDQQERPTMIDYSAGHISTHEAGELIAALAAELNRPGVTFYPGISYRHLLVINQTINNLITTPPHDHTDCDVTSLWNGYLTHPIFGPLVTKARTILADHPVNLARIKAGHHPANAIWLWGEGKSPSLPTMQSRFGISGALISAVDLLKGMGVYAGMEVINVPGATGYLDTNYQGKADAAIKALERHDLVFVHVEAPDEAGHQGLIKEKIQAIEDFDQKIVQPIINGMSGQDFRVAVTCDHYTPIALKTHVALPVPIALFDSRNTAPGCGGTYCEESANNSRSLLRSGAEFFATLLQR is encoded by the coding sequence ATGAAATACATCATTCTGGTTGGGGATGGCATGGCGGATTTCCCGCTGGCTGAGCTTGGCGGCAAGACCCCCCTTGAGGCAGCACACACACCGGCAATGGACTCACTCGCCATGAGAGGAGAACTTCATACCCTGCAAACGGTGCCTGATGGGATGTCACCCGGTAGCGATGTGGCCAACCTCTCCCTGTTAGGTTACAACCCAGAGCATTACTACACAGGACGCGCTCCCTTGGAGGCGGCAAGTTTACATGTAACGCTTGCGGACCATGACACCGCCTTCCGCTGCAACCTAGTTACCTTGGCCTTCGATCAGCAAGAACGACCAACCATGATCGACTACAGCGCCGGACATATTTCCACCCATGAGGCTGGCGAACTGATCGCTGCCCTTGCCGCTGAACTCAATCGTCCTGGCGTCACCTTCTATCCCGGGATAAGCTACCGACACCTCTTGGTGATTAACCAGACAATCAACAATCTTATCACTACTCCCCCACACGACCATACTGATTGCGATGTCACCTCCCTCTGGAACGGATATCTCACTCACCCGATATTCGGCCCCCTGGTCACCAAGGCTCGCACCATTCTGGCCGACCATCCGGTTAATCTCGCGCGGATCAAAGCCGGACACCATCCAGCCAACGCCATCTGGCTCTGGGGTGAAGGCAAGTCCCCTTCCCTGCCAACAATGCAGAGCCGTTTCGGAATCAGCGGCGCGTTGATCTCAGCAGTCGACCTGCTCAAAGGTATGGGTGTTTACGCCGGCATGGAGGTAATCAACGTGCCTGGCGCCACCGGTTACCTTGACACTAACTATCAAGGCAAGGCTGATGCCGCCATCAAGGCCTTGGAACGTCACGATCTGGTCTTTGTCCATGTCGAAGCCCCGGACGAAGCCGGCCACCAAGGTCTGATCAAGGAGAAGATCCAGGCTATTGAAGATTTTGATCAGAAAATCGTTCAACCAATTATCAACGGCATGTCAGGACAAGATTTTCGTGTCGCTGTCACCTGTGATCACTACACCCCGATCGCGCTTAAGACCCACGTCGCACTGCCGGTACCCATCGCCCTTTTCGACTCCAGAAATACCGCTCCAGGTTGCGGTGGCACCTACTGTGAGGAGAGCGCCAACAACTCACGATCACTCCTTCGATCCGGAGCGGAATTTTTCGCTACCCTATTACAACGTTAA